In one window of Bizionia sp. M204 DNA:
- a CDS encoding nucleoside-triphosphatase, translated as MIYILTGAIRSGKTTTLFNWCKNRQDVDGLLCPDNSVGKRFFLKIPSEVEVALEVGTDVETEKIIQIGSFRFLKSAFDKANNYLLSIASNNPNTYIIIDEIGKLELKNDGLHESAEQLISKFQLDEKHHVILVVRDYLLDAVLEHYAISEYSVIKNEDLKRDYF; from the coding sequence ATGATTTACATCTTAACAGGTGCCATTAGATCAGGTAAAACAACCACGCTTTTCAATTGGTGTAAAAACCGACAAGATGTAGATGGTTTGCTATGTCCCGATAATTCGGTTGGCAAACGGTTTTTTTTAAAGATACCATCTGAAGTAGAAGTTGCACTTGAAGTTGGAACTGATGTTGAAACTGAAAAAATTATTCAAATTGGAAGCTTTCGGTTTTTAAAATCTGCCTTTGATAAAGCTAATAATTATTTATTGTCAATAGCTTCTAATAACCCTAATACCTACATCATTATTGATGAAATTGGAAAATTAGAATTGAAAAATGATGGGTTGCATGAATCGGCTGAACAATTGATTTCAAAATTTCAATTGGATGAGAAACACCATGTAATTCTAGTGGTTCGCGATTATTTATTAGATGCTGTTTTGGAACATTATGCTATTTCTGAATATTCGGTTATCAAAAATGAAGATTTGAAAAGAGATTATTTTTGA
- the xdhC gene encoding xanthine dehydrogenase accessory protein XdhC gives MTNWIELLSEFKKKQQPVAFVTVTKCYGSTPCVVGSRMIITNNQELYGTIGGGKLEFLATKEAMTALNENRIIESSYTLGPEFEQCCGGKVEFMIEPMNQSPNLFLFGAGHIGVEIAKLLIGTPFNVTLIDSRTDWFSNLELDSRISTCQVSETDFKTFADAVMWGENCYVLVLTHNHAIDFDIISMALLKDTKFLGLIGSKTKKVRFNNMLIKDMNIPDGMTHVVCPIGLDIGGDTPKEIAISVVAQLLQVHYKLKQKS, from the coding sequence ATGACTAATTGGATTGAACTATTATCAGAATTTAAAAAAAAGCAACAACCTGTTGCTTTTGTTACTGTAACCAAGTGTTACGGGTCAACGCCTTGTGTGGTAGGTTCCAGAATGATTATAACTAACAACCAAGAACTGTATGGAACAATTGGTGGTGGCAAATTGGAGTTTTTGGCTACCAAAGAAGCCATGACCGCACTCAATGAAAATAGAATTATAGAATCCAGCTATACTTTAGGACCCGAGTTTGAACAATGCTGTGGCGGAAAAGTTGAATTTATGATAGAACCTATGAACCAATCACCCAACTTATTTTTGTTTGGCGCAGGCCATATTGGTGTTGAGATTGCCAAATTACTAATTGGCACGCCATTTAACGTTACGCTAATCGATTCACGAACCGATTGGTTTTCTAATTTGGAATTAGATTCACGCATTTCAACATGCCAGGTATCTGAAACGGATTTCAAAACGTTTGCTGATGCGGTAATGTGGGGAGAAAATTGTTATGTTTTAGTGCTCACTCATAATCACGCCATTGATTTTGACATTATAAGTATGGCTTTATTAAAAGACACCAAGTTTTTGGGATTGATTGGCAGTAAAACCAAAAAGGTCCGCTTTAACAACATGCTTATTAAAGACATGAATATTCCGGATGGTATGACCCATGTCGTTTGTCCTATTGGATTAGATATTGGAGGCGATACACCAAAAGAAATTGCTATAAGTGTGGTTGCTCAACTGCTTCAAGTGCACTATAAGTTAAAGCAAAAATCTTAA
- a CDS encoding MFS transporter, with translation MGKLDENGLNKASRIWLLVGILFIAVNLRPALSSIGPLIDMIRQDVGLSETLLGLLTTLPLIAFGVVSTITPLFTKRYGIGNTLLGSLILLAVGIIIRSIGGVFELYLGTVFLGIAIAFGNVLIPAMIKRNFPHKAGLVTSLYSGIMSLGAAFAAGLSVPLAMEMNLGWRGSLGVWAGLAIIAVIIWVPNLKRINRTVPNRSFKEAMKKLSGSKLVWKLALYMGLQSFAFYVILAWLPAILMDRGYDASYAGWMLSLSQATGIIGAIFIPIWAGSRKDQRLVIVSLIIVEVIAIIGLLFPEVGLTEIWVGLIGMVLGGTFGLALLLIVLRSDDAETAAELSGIVQSIGYFIAATGPFIVGVIYDITDMWSYALLLLVLISIIKLVMGIDVGKDRKV, from the coding sequence ATGGGAAAACTAGACGAAAACGGATTGAATAAAGCCTCACGAATATGGTTACTCGTGGGAATTTTATTCATTGCCGTAAATTTAAGGCCTGCACTTTCAAGCATTGGACCATTAATCGATATGATTAGACAAGATGTTGGACTTTCTGAAACCTTACTAGGCTTACTCACTACGTTACCATTAATTGCTTTTGGTGTTGTTTCTACTATTACGCCCTTATTTACAAAGCGTTATGGAATTGGTAATACACTACTCGGCTCATTAATTTTATTGGCTGTTGGAATTATAATTCGCTCCATTGGCGGTGTTTTCGAATTGTATTTGGGAACTGTTTTTTTAGGAATTGCCATTGCTTTTGGAAATGTGTTAATTCCTGCCATGATAAAAAGAAATTTTCCGCATAAAGCCGGATTAGTTACCAGCTTATACTCTGGAATCATGTCACTAGGTGCTGCTTTTGCAGCCGGTTTAAGTGTGCCATTAGCTATGGAAATGAATTTAGGCTGGCGAGGCTCCTTGGGCGTTTGGGCCGGTTTAGCAATTATAGCAGTAATCATTTGGGTGCCTAACTTGAAACGGATTAATCGAACAGTTCCCAACCGAAGTTTTAAAGAGGCCATGAAGAAATTAAGTGGTTCCAAGTTGGTTTGGAAATTGGCTTTGTATATGGGGCTGCAGTCCTTTGCCTTTTATGTTATTTTAGCCTGGTTACCCGCCATACTTATGGATCGTGGTTATGATGCTTCTTATGCCGGTTGGATGCTTTCTTTATCTCAAGCTACAGGAATTATTGGTGCTATTTTTATTCCTATTTGGGCCGGTTCACGAAAAGATCAACGCTTGGTTATTGTATCTTTAATTATTGTTGAAGTCATTGCAATAATTGGGCTTCTGTTTCCAGAAGTTGGTTTAACAGAAATCTGGGTTGGTCTTATTGGTATGGTTTTAGGTGGCACTTTTGGTTTGGCCTTGCTATTAATTGTGTTGCGCTCAGATGATGCCGAAACAGCTGCTGAATTGTCTGGAATTGTGCAATCAATTGGCTATTTTATCGCAGCAACAGGTCCGTTTATTGTGGGTG